The genomic interval GAAGAAAACTTTTTTATCATTTTGAAAACAGTCATAACCCAGTAGTAGAACAGATAAAGTTTTGTCCTTTCTGTGGAGTAAAGTTCGATGTTGTTGGAGTAGGGCTGGATAACTAAAATAATTTAACTTGTTAACAATATTAAGAATCTTGAAAAGTTTTATGATAATGGGATAAATAGTACACAAATTAATATTTGACTATAGTTTTTAATTGACAGACTAGTTTTTTTCTTGTTGCTGAGCCAGCAGAATACAATCTATCTCGAGATATATAGTACTATTATGAGAATTACAAAGGACGATTTTAGTTTTCATGATGCTTGATCTTTTTTTTTTAACGATGATGATTTCGATACTTGATAACGAGGAATTGAATAAGGATACTTCACGTAATAAACTCAAAAATTTACCATACCTGACGATTAAACTTTTCTAGCTGCTATAACAATAAAACACATGCCTGAAGATTACAAAACAACGTTGAATCTAAAAGATGTAGATGTATCTATCTCTGAAATTAGCGATGGGATATATCGGATTTGCGGTTTAGTCGATGCATACGGAATAACTTTTAATCAATTCTTGATTGATGACGAAAGTCCAACCTTGATTCATACTGGACCCATGGGTATGTATCCAAAAATAGAAGATAAGGTAAAGGAAGTTATTCCTTTAGACAAACTTGAAAATGTAGCATTTCTTCACTTTGAAAGTGATGAATGGGGTGGGATGCAATTCTTAGAGTCCCAAAGCTAGACTAGTTTGCAGCGATCTCAGTTCAAAATTGAATCTTGCAGGTTGGTATAACATACCGGTAGATCATATTTCCTTCTGGGATGGTGAAGTCCTCAAAACGGGAAAAAAGTCATTACGGTTTATCATGACTCCTCATGTTCACCATTGGGACAGTATGATGATTTTTGAGGAGACTACAAAATCTCTTTTCACTTCTGATTTATTTATACAACCAGGTATGAACAAACCCGTGATCTCTGACGATTTGTCAGAAGCGATGATTGCTCTCTATAGAGCCGTGGGTATATTTGCAAGTGAAAATCCAGTGCGAGAGACAACCAAAAGGCTCGTTGGACTTGATCCAAACATGGTATTTCCTATGCATGGTTCTTGCATTGATAAATCTCTGTTCAGAAAATATTCAGATGCTATCATGAACAATGATTTTGCTTACACCAATAAGCTTCTCGGTCAAAAGTTAGAATATGACGTTTCTTGATAAACATCATTATGGTACTAGACAATTCAAGAAATTCTCATTATTTTTATTTCTGATTAGGCGAATCTTTAATTCAAAATCGAAGGCCGAATAACGATCAGAGGTTAAATACTATGTTGCATAAGTTATGATACTTTTATGTGGTGGGTTAAAACTCTATGGTTTTAATAAATCAGATAAAAGCGTAATAAGGCTACAGTCATGTCATAAGTTTACGTCAAATTGGTCATACAATAAAACTACCAAGTTGATGCTTGATAGTTGATGGAAAACAAAAACATGGGAAGGTCTGAGGCATTCTATGTAATAGAAATGTCAAGTTCACCATCATAAGAAAGAAGACCTTTATTGATACCTTATTGCATCTGAAATATTATGTTTGAGCAATTAGTATAATTTACAACAAGAAAAGTTTTGATAGATGAATTATTTTCACCCAAAATAATTATTGGCATATGTCTATCTTGGATTATCCATGAAAAATTACATACAAATGTCCATAGTTAAATAACTTAATATACACAACTTACATGGAACCAGAAAATAGAGATCAAATTCCGACAAATGAAGGACCAGAAAGCCAAACAGGCAAAATGATTAACGAACAAAATGCTACCGAAGGTCAAAGAAAAGAAGTCAATGTTGAAAACTATGCCGTGGTATCAGAGATTGGACAATTGTTAAAAGATTTGGATTTTCCAGCAGACAAAAATAAAATTCTCACTTTTGTACAAAGCCAACAATTATCTCAAAATAAAGAAAAGATTTTAGATGCATTAAATAATTTGCAAGCTAAATCATACACTAGTGTTTCTGATGTGACCACATCAGCAGGATTAGTCCACCAATAACCTTTTTTTATAACAAACCTGTTTTTTTATTCTTGAGAATCATTATTAATCAACAAATATTATCTTGAATTAAAAAAGCTAAGGTGAATTCACGACAAGGTTAACAAGTCATAATCCTAATGTGACTAGGAACAATCCAATTGGAGTTGAGAGATACATTCAAACTAACAAGAGTGGAAAAAAATTAATTCATTTGCATAATAGTTATTCTTTAGTCCTTATTAAGTAACAGAATAATGAGTGATTACTAAAATCCATAATCAGACAAAAAAAATAGGAAAAAGTAAATTATGCTTTGCTTTTACTTACAATGGCCTTTTGCCCAACCAACTTCGTATCCTTTAGCATATTGTCCTGTTTCTGGATAGTAACCTTCACAATGATCGTGATCATACCACCCGTTTTGACATCCAAATTTCCAATTACTTGACTTTCCTTGGTATTCTGTACAATAGTGAGGAGAGGATTTACACAACCCTTTATCCCATCCAACTTTGTAACCAGCAGCATAGGCACTGGATCCTACGCCTGCATTATACGAGTAACAACGATTGTGATCGAACCATCCCTGTTGACATCCATTTACCCAAGCCTGTGACTTTCCAGGGTAGTCTCTGCAATAATGAGGTGATGATGCTGCATTAACAGAGTTACTCATAATTAGTGTCGGTGCCAGGGTCAATGATGCTATAACGAGTGTTACTGCAAACAATTTACTAGCAATTTTCATATATCCTGTAATATTAGACTTGTATAAAAATATTTAATCATACTACCTGGATCAATTAAAATATTTTCAATCCGCTTGTTTTACTATATGTATTTTACTATTATTTTCTAATCGGATACAGATATTGTAATAAGATATTTAATAATAATTTCATCAGTAACAGTATTTCAGAACCTGATTTCCAGGGGACTCAACCCCATAAATATGCAAATGCCCTCTTATGTAGGCTTATCAGATTGCATGTTATCTTGACTATTTAGCCACCACCACCACCACCACCAGCAGCTACTACGAAACGGTCTTCTTGGTATTTTGGTAGTGAATCAAGGACTTTTGATTCTACCTTGAATAAAGATGCCAAAACCTCGTTTGAATACACTCCAAAGGCTCCAGAAATGCCAATATCTTCTGGCCGTTCATCGTTAAAGAACACTGCAAATTGCATATCTTCATTGGAATTTAGGTTTTCTATATAATGAAAGTATCCTGGCGGGATAAATACAATATCGTTAACTCCAACTTCAAAGGTATCTACATTGTCACCTGGACTAAAAATGGTCATACGGGCCCGTCCCTTGATGACATAATCTAATTCAGCTGCGTTTGGATGCCAGTGTGGCTCCCTTATGCCTTTTGGCTTTAGTGTCAGAAGATAACACGCAAGACCCTTGAGAATTTCAAAACTATCTGCGTTACCTAGAGAAATCATGCCACCTTTTGTTTGTACCTCAGGTGGAAAAGCCTTGAGATTGAATTTATGATAATTGGGTATCTGTTGGTTAGTAAATGTGGTATTTTTTAAGTTAGATTTGGACGTTATAATTAGATCGTGATTAGATTTCTTAAAATTCTCAAAATATTCAGATTCAACTCCAAATGTTACTCCCAAAATATTGTTAGAGATAGAACCCGTTGAGCCAGATAATCCAATATCTTCTGGCATTTCATGGTTAAATGCAATCGCGAATTTAGTTTCCCCTTGATTGATGTTCTCTATATGGTGAAGATAGCCTCTTGGAACATATACAATATCGCCTTCTTTTACAGTAAATGTATCATGTCTTGCACCTGGGCTGAAGATAGTTACAAGAGCACTTCCTGACAGGCAATAGCTGAGCTCAGCAGCATTCGGATGCCAATGTGGTTCTCTGACACCTTCTTGGTCAAGTTCCAACAAGTAAAATGCCATGTCCTTCAATATGGAGAAATTATTTTTGTATACCATGGTTCGCGTACCACCATTACAAACTGCTTGTGGTTTGATAGTTTTAAGATTAAAAGTATGAATCGATCCCATTTTCTATTTGTCTCAATTACACATATGTACACAATTTATTTCAAGCTTTTTACCATAGAGATAGAAAGATATCAGATACTTGGTTTGTTACGATACAAGTCAAATAATACTAATATTTTAGACTGCGAAAAAATCTCTTTTAAAGAACTCCTATCAACATTAGTTTGAATGTGCTCTATCCAGTTAGCAAAGAGATCTCAAACTTTTAAAATATTAGGATTATTTACCTCTCAGAAAAACCAAAGTTATGCATGACACGTATAAGAATTCTATGATGATTCTAGGTTTTGATAATCAGTTAAAATACCAAACATTTCATAATAAGATATACTTTGATTACCTACTACTTTTGCCAATCCGAATCTCAATTATTATTCAATCTCGTCAAAATGTGGTCTTTTAGTTGACTGGATTATGTTATTTAATAAATTTGAACTTTTCAAATTAAAAGCATCCGTTACTTTGGTTTGTATTCTAATAAGTTAAAGTATTAATAAAATGAGAGCAAAATGATAATTTATGATATTTGATCACTCGGTGAATTTGAGCTTGACTCGATATTGTTTGTCCGATAAAATGTTGCGAAATGACATGAAAGCTAAAATAAAATATTTTCTTTTCTTTTGTTTAACATCTTTAGTTTTAGTACCATTAGTTATGCCTGATAGCTCCTTTGCTTTGCAAGTAATTTCGGGAGATCAGATTTCGATAACAGAACCTATTCAGGATGAAGTAATGGTGTTTGGAGAAACAGTATACATTGACGCCCCTGTTAAAGGGGCTATAGTCTTTGCTAATAATATTTTCGTTAATGCGCCAATAGAGGGTGACCTATTTGCAACTGGTGGCCAAGTAGCGGTAAATAATGATGTTTTAGGAAAAATTGTAGCTGCTGGAAATATGATAGAAGTAGGAGGTAAGTCAACAAATGCTATTTTGGCAGCTAATAGCATATACTTTGACCCAACCTCTGTGATATTTAGAGACGCCTATGTTGCAAGCGGAAGTGTCAATAACGCCGGCATGATATCTGGGAAATTAGTTGCAATGACTGATAATTTCCAAAACAACGGCAGTGTAGGGGACTTGCAGATAACACGCCAAGAATCAATGATGCCGGATATGCAGGGATGGTTAGACCTCTTTGGTATCTTGTTTGTAATAGGATTTGGGATTTTAGGTGTAATACTTGTGAAGTTATTGCCGAATCAGTTTAATTCAGTTCGAATGGCTATGAAAAAATCAGTAATCAAGAACACTGTAGTGGGATTTCTACTCATTATATTATTTGTGATCATGATAGTGTTATTGGCATTAACTGTCGTCGGAATGCCTATGTCGGCATTTGGCTTGCTAATTCTACTTGTTGGACTAATAATGTCATCGTTAATGGTATCATTTGCTCTAGGGAAAAAAATTCTAGACTTAATGGGGCGACAATCTACGAGAGATATCAACAACATCATTTCCTTTATCATAGGATTTGCCATACTCAATCTTTTGTACATAGTCCCTATTCCCTATTTTGGCCAAATCGTCCAAGTCATTGTAATTAGTATGGG from Candidatus Nitrosocosmicus hydrocola carries:
- a CDS encoding DUF2795 domain-containing protein, which translates into the protein MEPENRDQIPTNEGPESQTGKMINEQNATEGQRKEVNVENYAVVSEIGQLLKDLDFPADKNKILTFVQSQQLSQNKEKILDALNNLQAKSYTSVSDVTTSAGLVHQ
- a CDS encoding cupin domain-containing protein, with translation MGSIHTFNLKTIKPQAVCNGGTRTMVYKNNFSILKDMAFYLLELDQEGVREPHWHPNAAELSYCLSGSALVTIFSPGARHDTFTVKEGDIVYVPRGYLHHIENINQGETKFAIAFNHEMPEDIGLSGSTGSISNNILGVTFGVESEYFENFKKSNHDLIITSKSNLKNTTFTNQQIPNYHKFNLKAFPPEVQTKGGMISLGNADSFEILKGLACYLLTLKPKGIREPHWHPNAAELDYVIKGRARMTIFSPGDNVDTFEVGVNDIVFIPPGYFHYIENLNSNEDMQFAVFFNDERPEDIGISGAFGVYSNEVLASLFKVESKVLDSLPKYQEDRFVVAAGGGGGGG